From Zetaproteobacteria bacterium, a single genomic window includes:
- a CDS encoding DegT/DnrJ/EryC1/StrS family aminotransferase, with translation MPPTHQDGQEEPWIPWWQTHFGAAEIEMVARSVGNRHISHGPVTERLEQQIAATLEIPYVVVTTSGSAALFLALKALGIGNGDEVILPDRTWIATAHAVLLAGARPVLVDTTPSIPNIDPERIERRISGNTRAIMPVHLNGRAADMEAIGAIADRHGLFVVEDACQAMLSRNRRGEPLGTLSDIGCFSMGVTKLFSTGQGGFAVTRSRRLWEAMRLVRNHGVVDNFTDRWNLPGFNFKFTDIQASFGLVQLERASERIRHLRRVYRRYEALLAPLSPHLRLLPVDLSAGEVPLYVEVLTEDRDALLRHLANHRIQARPVPPCLHASPYLSGDDSFEHASFFADHTVYLPCGPGIPLDAVDTVAAALHAYADFRRENKHELAFSGPINT, from the coding sequence GTGCCCCCGACGCATCAGGATGGGCAAGAGGAGCCTTGGATTCCGTGGTGGCAGACCCACTTTGGGGCGGCCGAAATCGAGATGGTCGCCCGATCGGTCGGTAACCGGCACATCAGCCACGGACCGGTGACGGAGCGGCTCGAACAGCAGATCGCAGCAACACTGGAGATCCCCTATGTCGTCGTAACGACGAGCGGCAGCGCCGCCCTGTTCCTCGCACTGAAGGCGCTGGGCATCGGGAACGGGGATGAGGTCATCCTCCCCGATCGTACCTGGATCGCCACCGCACACGCCGTCCTGCTCGCCGGGGCCAGGCCGGTACTGGTGGACACCACCCCGTCGATACCCAACATCGACCCGGAGCGTATCGAGAGGCGGATCTCGGGAAATACCAGAGCGATCATGCCGGTACACCTGAACGGACGGGCCGCCGATATGGAGGCGATCGGCGCCATCGCCGACCGACACGGGCTGTTCGTGGTGGAGGATGCCTGTCAGGCGATGCTCTCCCGGAATCGGCGTGGTGAACCACTCGGCACCCTGTCGGACATCGGCTGCTTCTCCATGGGGGTCACGAAGCTCTTCTCCACGGGACAGGGTGGATTCGCCGTCACCAGATCACGCCGTCTGTGGGAGGCCATGCGCCTTGTGCGAAACCACGGTGTCGTCGACAACTTCACGGACCGATGGAACCTGCCGGGGTTCAACTTCAAGTTCACCGACATTCAGGCATCGTTCGGGCTGGTGCAGTTGGAGCGCGCTTCCGAGCGGATTCGCCATCTGAGGAGGGTCTACCGCAGATACGAAGCGCTGCTCGCCCCCCTGTCGCCGCATCTACGGCTCCTCCCGGTCGACCTGAGCGCCGGGGAGGTGCCCCTCTACGTGGAGGTTCTCACCGAGGACAGGGATGCCCTTCTCAGGCACCTGGCAAACCACCGGATTCAGGCCCGCCCCGTTCCCCCGTGTCTGCACGCATCGCCCTACCTCTCTGGCGACGACTCATTCGAACACGCATCGTTCTTCGCCGATCATACCGTGTACCTGCCCTGCGGGCCGGGGATCCCGCTGGATGCCGTGGACACCGTGGCAGCGGCGTTGCATGCATATGCAGACTTCCGGCGGGAAAACAAGCATGAGCTGGCCTTTAGTGGCCCGATCAACACATAA
- a CDS encoding methyltransferase domain-containing protein, which yields MRTEGLLGADQQLNNPYNSQYEYYQAHNLCPTFGAFGDESDLAKHEVLRYNVFRRLTFPTTFFEGKRVIEFGPDTGENALVFARWGARLTLVEPNDAAHPYIQEYFSKYGLNAQIEQISGEDLLHHEPRQQYDVVDAEGFIYTIKPDRLWIKKFDECLVRHGFAIINYCELYGSFMELLHKAIYRTALANGSFGSGQDLAKRIFLPKWNNIRHTRPFDAWFVDVIESPFVRKAYCIDAVELMHNMYENGFVLHASYPHYKNALGIEWIKDEIVPELEMREAISFIKQSRLSYMLGHDCFVHREDREVCNSTTALLQITDELIDAWSPEACSEALQHLAVIQSATTREKMEGRGAAVLGMVQGVFDRMRDGDIEGLLLLCRNDETFIETWGAPCHYAIFQKS from the coding sequence ATGCGTACGGAAGGCTTGTTGGGGGCTGATCAACAGTTGAATAATCCATACAACTCCCAGTACGAATACTACCAGGCACATAATCTTTGCCCGACCTTCGGAGCATTCGGGGACGAAAGCGATTTGGCAAAACACGAAGTCTTGCGCTACAATGTGTTTCGCAGACTGACATTTCCAACCACCTTCTTCGAAGGGAAGCGCGTGATCGAGTTCGGCCCTGACACCGGGGAGAATGCCTTGGTGTTCGCCCGATGGGGCGCCCGTCTCACTTTAGTGGAGCCCAATGATGCCGCACACCCGTATATTCAAGAATACTTCTCCAAATATGGCCTGAACGCACAAATAGAACAGATCTCTGGGGAAGACCTGCTGCACCATGAACCGAGACAGCAGTATGACGTTGTCGATGCAGAGGGATTCATCTACACGATCAAGCCCGATCGGTTGTGGATCAAGAAGTTCGACGAGTGTCTGGTCCGGCACGGGTTTGCAATCATCAACTACTGCGAACTGTACGGCAGCTTCATGGAGCTGCTGCACAAGGCCATCTACCGAACGGCTCTGGCCAACGGATCATTCGGCTCCGGCCAAGATCTGGCGAAAAGGATCTTTTTGCCAAAGTGGAATAACATCCGGCATACCAGGCCATTCGACGCCTGGTTTGTCGACGTGATCGAAAGCCCCTTTGTCAGAAAAGCATATTGCATCGACGCCGTGGAACTCATGCATAACATGTACGAGAACGGCTTCGTCCTCCACGCTTCCTATCCACATTACAAGAACGCATTGGGAATCGAGTGGATCAAGGATGAAATCGTCCCGGAGCTGGAAATGCGCGAAGCCATCTCGTTCATCAAACAGAGCAGGCTAAGCTACATGTTGGGACACGACTGTTTCGTCCATCGGGAGGATCGGGAGGTTTGCAACAGTACCACCGCCCTGCTGCAGATCACCGACGAACTGATCGACGCCTGGTCACCCGAGGCGTGCAGCGAGGCACTTCAACATCTGGCCGTGATTCAATCCGCAACCACCCGTGAGAAGATGGAAGGGAGGGGAGCGGCGGTGTTGGGCATGGTGCAAGGAGTATTCGATCGGATGCGCGACGGCGACATCGAAGGTTTGCTCTTGCTCTGTCGCAACGACGAAACCTTCATCGAGACATGGGGCGCTCCATGTCATTACGCCATCTTTCAGAAGAGTTGA
- a CDS encoding glycosyltransferase, whose product MGRKRRGTGGGRRARKHRQGGAAGRNGGVAAPADVGVDERQRERDYADRLFSRGHYIDALPLYERLAKRNPTDRELLYRRGYCRYAVNALEPAIEAFEELMAIDEHYRDGRRILMASLIDARKLDAMFDWVRRVEADPVVTPDERAFIFLAHLIVCNWEQAYAMLPEVVALIKAGKICFNQLPGLLFNLLSIQSDGVSNRDIYEISRITARKAHEEFQRFSLPPIDADGEQMRVRGRLKIGYLSADFRSHPVGYFMYSILSEHDRSRFEIYCYSCARQQDENTRQMRRVCDHFIDVVRLNSVEIAGRIRRDGIHLLVDLGGYTTNSQLSALLFRPAPVQVSYLGYPNTTGMDEVDFRISDPYVDTPEGTIYSEELLVMPKSFLCFGMRSRAERRGDAPAERNGYVTFGSFNAVRKYTPQVIAVWSRILRAVPGSRLLIKAFWMDAMVRENIMREFARHGIGEERIENLPFAEDYDAHMACYNRVDIALDTFPYSGTTTTCEALWMGVPVVTLVGSAHQQRVSYSILKNVGFEETICHSEEEYVATAVRLAGNPAGLSALRPMLHTLFAYSPVAQPASMVPDLEELYLEGCRRKGVDLSGMYGKEMQASMAGVAIVVPRHLRRSLVGFVLAEQGDWFEEEIRFLRRALPEGGRVVDLHAGYGCYALSSAAVVGSRGRVAAVEEDEARRRMLMRSAEENGFSHLQVVGGIDGALEAVPPQEVDCIALHRGVPSELERILPWLEGGDPLVFAAWPEEEEERRRTVDFFGRLGLAPWVLVPGLHLLAPLTAEEACGSAENRLFFCRGDGRGRRLEQAGWLVREERAQVRLPEGAVLWRPVLEERGYAAGWVARWLESTPPSHPLSHILNAYVMAHQPDRPPAERLGLLNAAVGMLMELEGVTDDPWLLVTCARLARERGMASLALDCLQRLEALLIGKIELQAVRPFLPAAPEYERERVEEGGPLRAWLERQAIVEQELIRHPTGWMDGRSALEAAKRLRDRGLSDARLSRREELVLQRAPELLGSDEALQGEEEGPFAGLPGAREDRGIVVIEELDERARGLLRGFLSADDAPEWLVVVIPNGPRQKEIADYCNDVPVYPHRKLCVITVHDDYLESFTCRQLAERCACFYRHDPDRLAEQLMHQAAIDHGLSVHSSEVLLRAAGGGRGGAGRSQGAKRRAGHPAAEASEVRREERGLVVVDRLVPGIWRMLFAWLTRGEGMPSHVTMLVPVIEQQAQIVQYLQQMLQYDRQAEGLSVRITGMKEAGMERACLNEALAAHGSLHLPAGSGSPIQEMARALAEWRGNVRIVRHEEQPDYEPEPLPPVEDFRVTVVIFTYNRVDLLRRAVESVLRQTYDDFVLRIFDDASSDGTEDYCRALAARDGRVDYRRNERNLGLGGNVRRGAASVDSDLFLMLSDDDYLLDPTAIQRMVERFSDDPSLGMVFGQCEIGDLNGERLFSRIPGNLTQDCLLDVRQTMLDSVFGNHIFGGGNIYRRAALERMARYASRYWRRMDWIDALISEGDYLCNLLMVMTCRTGYVHLPSVHYSAGGETFSSSQLGGGWSVEIRLRTAALLDDMYIRAFGRDASLDGRMERMFAIFDEKLRQIERGLSQEERALHAGKLREFRAMLRAMRARTLPEAIRAGGLG is encoded by the coding sequence ATGGGAAGGAAGCGACGGGGAACGGGCGGGGGCAGGCGCGCCCGCAAGCATCGGCAGGGGGGGGCGGCCGGCCGCAACGGGGGTGTCGCCGCACCCGCCGACGTCGGGGTGGACGAGCGGCAGCGGGAGCGCGACTACGCCGACCGGCTCTTCAGCCGGGGGCACTACATCGACGCGCTGCCCCTCTACGAGCGGCTGGCCAAGCGCAACCCCACCGATCGCGAGCTCCTCTACCGGCGCGGCTACTGCCGCTACGCCGTCAACGCGCTCGAGCCGGCCATCGAGGCGTTCGAGGAGCTGATGGCCATCGACGAGCACTATCGGGACGGCCGGCGGATCCTGATGGCCTCGTTGATCGATGCGCGCAAGCTCGATGCGATGTTCGACTGGGTGCGCCGGGTGGAGGCCGATCCGGTGGTGACGCCGGACGAGCGCGCCTTCATCTTCCTGGCCCATCTGATCGTCTGCAACTGGGAGCAGGCGTACGCCATGCTCCCCGAGGTGGTGGCGCTGATCAAGGCGGGGAAGATCTGCTTCAATCAGTTGCCGGGGCTGCTCTTCAACCTGCTCTCCATCCAATCCGATGGGGTGAGCAACCGCGACATCTATGAGATCTCGCGGATCACCGCCCGGAAAGCGCATGAAGAGTTCCAGCGCTTCAGCCTGCCGCCGATCGATGCCGACGGGGAGCAGATGCGGGTGCGGGGGCGGCTGAAGATCGGCTATCTCTCGGCCGATTTCCGCTCCCATCCGGTCGGCTACTTCATGTATTCCATCCTCTCCGAACACGACCGCAGCCGCTTCGAGATCTACTGCTACTCCTGCGCGCGCCAGCAGGACGAGAACACCCGCCAGATGCGGCGGGTGTGCGACCACTTCATCGACGTGGTGCGGCTCAACTCGGTCGAGATCGCCGGCCGGATCCGGCGTGACGGCATCCATCTGCTGGTCGATCTCGGCGGCTATACCACCAACTCGCAACTGAGCGCACTGCTCTTCCGTCCGGCGCCGGTTCAGGTCAGCTACCTGGGGTATCCCAACACTACCGGGATGGACGAGGTCGACTTCCGCATCAGCGATCCCTACGTCGACACCCCGGAGGGGACCATCTACAGCGAAGAGCTGCTGGTGATGCCGAAGAGCTTTCTCTGCTTCGGCATGCGTTCGCGGGCCGAGCGGCGCGGCGATGCCCCGGCGGAGCGGAACGGCTATGTCACCTTCGGTTCGTTCAACGCGGTGCGCAAGTATACCCCGCAGGTGATCGCCGTCTGGAGCAGGATCCTGCGGGCGGTCCCCGGCTCCCGTCTGCTGATCAAGGCATTCTGGATGGATGCGATGGTGCGGGAGAACATCATGCGCGAGTTCGCCCGGCACGGGATCGGAGAGGAGCGGATCGAAAATCTTCCTTTCGCCGAGGACTACGACGCCCACATGGCCTGCTATAACCGGGTGGACATCGCGCTCGATACCTTCCCCTACAGCGGGACGACCACCACCTGCGAAGCGCTCTGGATGGGGGTGCCGGTGGTCACCCTGGTCGGCAGCGCCCACCAGCAGCGGGTCTCCTACTCGATCCTGAAGAACGTCGGCTTCGAGGAGACGATCTGCCACAGCGAAGAGGAGTATGTGGCCACCGCCGTGCGGCTGGCGGGCAATCCGGCGGGGCTCTCCGCCCTGCGGCCGATGCTCCATACGCTCTTCGCCTACTCGCCGGTGGCGCAGCCGGCCTCGATGGTGCCCGATCTGGAGGAGCTCTATCTTGAGGGGTGCCGCAGGAAGGGGGTGGATCTCTCCGGCATGTACGGCAAGGAGATGCAGGCGTCGATGGCGGGGGTTGCGATCGTGGTGCCGCGCCATCTGCGGCGCAGCCTGGTCGGCTTCGTGCTGGCCGAGCAGGGGGACTGGTTCGAGGAGGAGATCCGCTTCCTGCGGCGCGCGCTGCCCGAGGGGGGAAGGGTGGTCGACCTCCATGCCGGTTACGGCTGCTATGCGCTCAGCAGTGCGGCGGTGGTCGGCTCCCGCGGCCGGGTGGCGGCGGTGGAGGAGGATGAGGCGCGCAGGCGGATGTTGATGCGTTCCGCGGAGGAGAACGGGTTCTCCCATCTGCAGGTGGTCGGCGGGATTGACGGGGCGCTGGAGGCGGTTCCGCCGCAGGAGGTGGACTGCATCGCCCTGCATCGTGGGGTCCCCTCGGAGCTGGAGCGGATCCTGCCCTGGCTGGAGGGGGGCGATCCGCTGGTGTTTGCGGCTTGGCCGGAGGAGGAGGAAGAGCGCAGGCGGACGGTCGACTTCTTCGGTCGCCTCGGGCTCGCTCCCTGGGTGCTGGTTCCCGGCCTGCATCTGCTGGCGCCGCTGACGGCGGAGGAGGCGTGCGGCTCGGCGGAAAACCGCCTCTTCTTCTGCCGTGGCGACGGCCGGGGTCGGCGGTTGGAGCAGGCCGGCTGGCTGGTGCGGGAGGAGCGTGCGCAGGTCCGGCTGCCGGAGGGGGCGGTGCTGTGGCGGCCGGTGCTGGAGGAGCGTGGCTACGCCGCCGGCTGGGTGGCGCGCTGGCTGGAGTCCACCCCGCCTTCCCACCCCCTATCACACATCCTCAACGCCTACGTGATGGCCCACCAGCCCGACCGCCCCCCCGCAGAGCGGCTGGGGCTACTCAATGCCGCCGTGGGCATGTTGATGGAGCTGGAGGGGGTGACGGATGACCCCTGGCTGCTGGTCACCTGCGCCCGGCTGGCGCGGGAGCGGGGGATGGCGTCGCTCGCCCTGGATTGCCTGCAACGGCTGGAGGCGCTGCTTATCGGGAAGATCGAGCTGCAGGCGGTCCGCCCCTTCCTGCCGGCCGCCCCCGAATATGAGCGGGAGCGGGTGGAAGAGGGCGGACCGCTTCGGGCGTGGCTGGAGCGGCAGGCGATCGTGGAGCAGGAGCTGATCCGCCACCCCACCGGCTGGATGGACGGCCGCAGTGCGCTGGAGGCGGCGAAGCGGCTGCGCGATCGGGGGTTGTCGGATGCGCGGCTGTCCCGGCGGGAAGAGCTGGTGCTGCAGCGGGCGCCGGAGCTGCTGGGCTCGGACGAGGCGCTGCAGGGGGAGGAGGAGGGGCCGTTCGCCGGCCTCCCCGGGGCGCGGGAGGATCGCGGCATCGTGGTGATCGAGGAGCTGGACGAGCGGGCACGAGGGCTTCTGCGCGGCTTCCTTTCGGCCGATGATGCGCCGGAGTGGCTGGTGGTGGTGATCCCGAACGGACCGCGGCAGAAGGAGATCGCCGACTACTGCAACGACGTGCCGGTCTATCCCCATCGCAAGCTCTGCGTGATCACCGTCCACGACGACTATCTGGAGAGCTTCACCTGCCGGCAGCTCGCCGAGCGGTGCGCTTGTTTCTACCGCCACGATCCCGATCGGCTGGCCGAGCAGTTGATGCATCAGGCTGCGATCGATCATGGATTGTCCGTCCATTCCAGCGAGGTGCTGCTGCGTGCGGCCGGGGGGGGGCGCGGTGGTGCCGGGCGTTCGCAGGGGGCAAAGCGGCGGGCGGGGCATCCTGCGGCGGAGGCGTCGGAGGTGCGGCGGGAGGAGCGCGGGCTGGTGGTGGTCGACCGCCTGGTGCCCGGGATCTGGCGCATGCTCTTCGCCTGGCTCACCCGAGGGGAGGGGATGCCCTCCCACGTGACCATGCTCGTGCCGGTGATCGAGCAGCAGGCGCAGATCGTGCAGTATTTGCAGCAGATGCTCCAGTACGACCGCCAGGCGGAGGGCTTGTCGGTGCGGATTACGGGGATGAAGGAGGCAGGGATGGAGCGGGCCTGCCTGAACGAGGCGCTGGCTGCGCACGGCTCGCTCCACCTGCCGGCCGGGTCAGGTTCCCCCATCCAGGAGATGGCCCGTGCGCTGGCCGAGTGGCGCGGGAATGTCCGGATCGTCCGCCACGAGGAACAGCCGGACTACGAGCCGGAGCCGCTGCCGCCGGTGGAGGATTTTCGGGTCACCGTGGTGATCTTCACCTACAACCGTGTGGATCTGCTCCGTCGGGCCGTGGAATCGGTGCTGCGGCAGACGTACGACGATTTCGTACTCAGGATCTTTGATGACGCATCATCCGACGGGACCGAGGACTATTGTCGGGCGCTGGCGGCCCGGGACGGCAGAGTCGATTATCGCAGGAACGAGCGGAATCTCGGACTCGGGGGAAATGTCCGCCGTGGAGCGGCGTCTGTGGACAGCGATCTGTTTCTCATGCTCTCCGACGATGATTACCTGCTGGACCCGACGGCGATCCAGCGGATGGTGGAGCGGTTCAGCGACGATCCCTCATTGGGGATGGTGTTCGGCCAGTGCGAGATCGGGGATCTCAACGGCGAGCGGCTTTTCTCGCGTATTCCGGGGAATCTGACGCAGGACTGCCTGCTCGACGTGCGGCAGACGATGCTGGACAGCGTCTTCGGGAACCACATCTTCGGCGGTGGGAACATCTACCGGCGCGCCGCCCTGGAGCGCATGGCGCGCTACGCCAGCCGCTACTGGCGCAGGATGGATTGGATCGATGCGTTGATTTCCGAGGGGGATTACCTGTGCAACCTGCTGATGGTGATGACCTGCAGGACAGGGTATGTCCATCTGCCGTCGGTGCACTATTCTGCGGGGGGGGAGACCTTCTCCTCTTCCCAGCTCGGTGGCGGCTGGAGTGTGGAGATCCGGTTGCGGACGGCAGCCTTGCTGGATGACATGTACATCCGGGCGTTCGGTCGGGATGCCAGCCTGGATGGACGGATGGAGCGCATGTTTGCCATCTTCGATGAGAAGCTGCGCCAGATCGAGCGTGGGTTGTCACAGGAGGAGCGGGCGCTCCATGCCGGGAAGTTGCGCGAGTTCCGGGCGATGCTTCGAGCCATGCGGGCGCGAACGTTGCCGGAAGCCATTCGTGCCGGCGGTCTCGGGTGA
- a CDS encoding flagellar protein, whose protein sequence is MALSVQTNNAAITALKNLNTNNRSLNISLNRLSSGFRINNAADDASGFAVSSKLNAQTGRLKAASDNVTQAVAMVKMADAGINEIQNMINRIQVLATQAASANTGTERAKLDAERVKLETAIDKIANSTQYNGISLLNGAGGATAGLSGTAATTAGVNATVTLNGANSGDSYTFSAVTATATSVTITGQDTTTSTTQSITVTIPSAGSTTTVDFTDLGLKLTVDSNLSGFAASAVTIGTGNSTFQVGSENGANNRIDVNLTNSYTTSALGLDGSVSGALSTQSSAQAYITTATNALDTLITQRADLGATQNQLSFVQANLATSIEQTTAAVSAIRDADMASEMANFTKNQILTQAGISMLAQANQAAQNILSLFR, encoded by the coding sequence ATGGCACTCTCGGTTCAGACCAACAACGCTGCGATCACCGCACTGAAGAACCTCAACACCAACAACAGAAGCCTCAACATCTCCCTCAATCGCCTCTCGTCGGGCTTCCGCATCAACAACGCGGCCGACGACGCCTCCGGCTTCGCCGTCTCCTCCAAGCTCAACGCCCAGACCGGCCGGCTGAAGGCGGCCTCCGACAACGTCACGCAGGCCGTCGCCATGGTGAAGATGGCCGATGCCGGCATCAACGAGATCCAGAACATGATCAACCGTATCCAGGTGCTGGCCACCCAGGCCGCCTCGGCCAACACCGGCACCGAGCGAGCCAAGCTGGACGCCGAGCGCGTCAAGCTGGAGACGGCCATCGACAAGATCGCCAACAGCACCCAGTACAACGGCATCAGCCTGCTCAACGGCGCCGGCGGAGCGACCGCCGGATTGAGCGGCACGGCCGCCACCACTGCCGGCGTCAACGCCACCGTCACCCTGAACGGCGCCAACAGTGGTGACTCCTATACCTTCTCGGCGGTTACGGCCACCGCCACCTCGGTGACGATCACCGGCCAGGACACCACCACCAGCACCACCCAGTCGATCACCGTCACCATCCCCAGCGCCGGATCGACCACCACGGTCGACTTCACCGACCTCGGCCTCAAGCTGACCGTCGACTCCAACCTGAGCGGCTTCGCCGCATCCGCGGTCACCATCGGCACCGGCAACAGCACCTTCCAGGTGGGCTCCGAGAACGGCGCCAACAACCGGATCGACGTCAACCTGACCAACAGCTACACCACCAGCGCGTTGGGTCTGGACGGCTCCGTGAGCGGCGCGCTCTCCACCCAGTCGAGCGCACAGGCCTACATCACCACCGCGACCAATGCGCTCGATACGCTGATCACGCAGCGGGCCGACCTCGGTGCGACGCAGAATCAGCTCTCCTTCGTCCAGGCCAACCTGGCCACCAGTATCGAGCAGACCACGGCGGCGGTCTCGGCGATCCGTGACGCCGACATGGCCTCGGAGATGGCCAACTTCACCAAGAACCAGATCCTCACCCAGGCTGGCATCTCCATGCTCGCACAGGCCAACCAGGCGGCCCAGAACATCCTGAGCCTCTTCCGGTAA
- a CDS encoding flagellar protein FlaG, with product MVAITQTTPATAAVAVPASPDAASSGRASVPPPSIPPTPAEKQADPQVTEQRLAEAVRAGNAALAGKNEHLSFGYEKRLNLLYVQIRDNRTGEVIREIPSKDFIRHALAMKESIGLILDKKG from the coding sequence ATGGTTGCCATCACGCAGACGACGCCAGCAACCGCAGCGGTCGCCGTGCCGGCATCGCCCGACGCCGCCTCCTCCGGTCGCGCCAGCGTCCCGCCGCCCTCCATTCCGCCGACGCCGGCGGAGAAGCAGGCGGATCCCCAGGTGACCGAACAGCGTCTTGCCGAAGCCGTCCGGGCGGGCAACGCGGCACTGGCGGGGAAGAACGAACATCTCTCGTTCGGCTACGAGAAGCGGCTGAACCTGCTCTACGTCCAGATCAGGGACAACCGGACCGGGGAGGTGATCCGTGAGATCCCGTCCAAGGACTTCATCCGCCACGCACTGGCGATGAAGGAGTCGATCGGGCTGATCCTCGACAAGAAGGGTTAG